DNA sequence from the Pseudomonadota bacterium genome:
AAACTGCCAGGGATTAAACCAGACGGTCAGTATCCGGCATTCACTGTCAGTGGCATCAGCGCACAAAGCCTTTTCGATCAGCTTTAACATACTGGTTTTCCCCGAACCCCATTGACCATAGACACCAATTGTAAAAGAACCACTGGATTCTACGGAACGTATCATCTGGACCAACCCATCACAATGTTCCTGATGTCCGATCCGGTCTTCTTCTGCTATACTATCCGGCACAACTAACATGGGTGTATGGGTTTCTCTTTTTGAGGGCTTTTTGGAGACCATCTGATTCTCCTTATAGATTTTTAAATGAATAATCGGCTAAACCACAAATATAAAAATCTTTTTATACAATATTTGTATATAAAATAAGTAATTGCTCGTCAAGGAATTTGAGATTTAATTAATCGGAACAAGCTGATATATGTATTTACCATAATACTCCAAACCATATAGACATTTGTATAGACATTAAAACCGAAAAGTTTGATAATATGCTTGTGGATGAGCTGATTATATTTACAGATGGAAGTGTGAATACTAAGTCAAAGATTGGATATGGGGCTTACCTCGCTGTATCTGAACCTGGACTTTCGTTGGATGCTTTGAGAAAGCAAGTGAAAGTGAAGCGCTTTGATCATACTTCTTCAACGAATCTTGAATTACAAACTCTATTATGGGCGCTAAACGATATTCAGGTAATGGGGAACAAGGTAATTATATATACGGATTCCCAAAACATCATGGGTTTGCCGGGAAGGCGTGAGCGCTTAGAAAAAAACAATTATTGTTCAAAGAAAAACAGGCGTATAAATAATTATGAGCTTTATCAGAAATTTTATAGAATGACTGATCAAATAAATTGTAAATTTGTTAAAGTGCATGGACATCAGGCATCAAATAAAAAAGATGATACAGACAGGCTTTTTACACTTGTGGATAAAGCTTCAAGGAATGCGTTGAGAAAAGATGTCGGGGAGCATTCAATTTGAAACGGGCTCTCTTGCAATAAATAGATTTTTTATGATAGTATTGTACAAATTATATTTTTAGGAAATAGAGGAAATGTTGTATGAACGGAAATAACCGCGCTAATATAAAAGTGGGTGCGCATGTAAAAGTTGTGCAAAAACAGGATCAGCGTACAGGCAATCTGACTGAAGGTATTGTGAAGAATATTCTTACAAAATCAGGTACCCATCCGCATGGGATAAAGGTACGCCTTGAAAGCGGTATAGTAGGACGGGTTAAAGAAATTACCTGAGCCATTTACAAAACGTCTCATCTTGGCTGTTGACGGGCAAGCAAAACACCCTGGAAGCCTGGTTAACTGCCGCATTGCGGCTAAATTGAACCAAATGATGCAGAGGAGGTCATACCTACTATGAAGACAATAAAACAAGTTCTTGTTTTGACAATCAGTATTGCCTTGGTGCTGGTGGCTGTGCAAAACACAGCTCCCATCCAGGCTCGATTCCTTTGGTTTACCACAGAAATGCCGGTAATACTACTGCTGTTTCTTACGGCTGCAGGAGGTTTTATATTAGGGTTAATTGTGTCGCTACTCGCTAAAAGCGGCACTAAACTTAAATCGTAAAATAAAAGGAGAATATTATGTCTATTATGCTACCCGATCTTCCTTACAAAAAAGATGCGCTTGAACCATATATCAGTTCGGAAACTTTGGATTTTCATTATGGAAAACACCATAATGCTTATGTTACAAACCTCAACAAGCTTATTGAGGGTACTGATCTGGCCGGCAAGACATTAGAGGATATCATTAAAACAACTGCAAATACTAGTGACAAAATCGGTATTTTTAACAATGCCGCTCAGGTCTTAAACCATACCTTTTACTGGCAATCCATGAAACCGGATTGTGGTGGCTTACCTACAGGAAAGATCGCAGAAAAAATCAACTCCGATTTTGGAAGCTACGACAACTTTATTAAAGAGCTAAAGAATGCCGGTCTTACACAATTTGGCAGCGGATGGGCATGGCTGGTCTTGAAAGATAACAAGTTGGAGGTTATGAAAACATCAAACGCTGATACTCCTATAG
Encoded proteins:
- a CDS encoding ribonuclease H, translated to MDELIIFTDGSVNTKSKIGYGAYLAVSEPGLSLDALRKQVKVKRFDHTSSTNLELQTLLWALNDIQVMGNKVIIYTDSQNIMGLPGRRERLEKNNYCSKKNRRINNYELYQKFYRMTDQINCKFVKVHGHQASNKKDDTDRLFTLVDKASRNALRKDVGEHSI
- a CDS encoding YwbE family protein is translated as MNGNNRANIKVGAHVKVVQKQDQRTGNLTEGIVKNILTKSGTHPHGIKVRLESGIVGRVKEIT
- a CDS encoding LapA family protein, with product MKTIKQVLVLTISIALVLVAVQNTAPIQARFLWFTTEMPVILLLFLTAAGGFILGLIVSLLAKSGTKLKS
- a CDS encoding superoxide dismutase — its product is MSIMLPDLPYKKDALEPYISSETLDFHYGKHHNAYVTNLNKLIEGTDLAGKTLEDIIKTTANTSDKIGIFNNAAQVLNHTFYWQSMKPDCGGLPTGKIAEKINSDFGSYDNFIKELKNAGLTQFGSGWAWLVLKDNKLEVMKTSNADTPIAHGLKPLLTVDVWEHAYYLDYQNKRNEYLDAFIENFINWDFVNSNLA